In Bufo gargarizans isolate SCDJY-AF-19 chromosome 5, ASM1485885v1, whole genome shotgun sequence, the following are encoded in one genomic region:
- the LOC122937932 gene encoding pyruvate dehydrogenase [acetyl-transferring]-phosphatase 1, mitochondrial isoform X1 — MFAACCDRRMCVCPGPRRIGFSGRSCSPSLLLDAMSVPTQLLFPLIRSCELGRICRSVCYCHHKPLCCRSRYPSLNPLRCGADGKLSSAFRRPWEQCFQLRQYVTTPQRFYLTPPQVNSILKANEYSFKVPEFDGKNISSILGFDSNQLPANAPIEDRRSAATCLQTRGMLLGVFDGHAGCACAQAVSERLFYYIAVSLLPHETLLEIEHAVESGRALLPILQWHKHPNDYFSKEASKLYFNSLRTYWQELIDLNTGETTDVKEALINSFKRLDNDLSLEAQVGDPNSFLNYWVLRVAFSGATACVAHVDGMDLHVANTGDSRALLGVQEEDGSWSAVTMSHDHNAQNESEIQRLKSEHPKEEKSVVKQDRLLGLLMPFRAFGDVKFKWSIDLQKRVVESGPDQLNDNEYTKFIPPNYHTPPYLSAEPEVIYHRLRPKDKFLILATDGLWESMHRQDVVKIVGEYLTGVHHQQPIAVGGYKVTLGQMQGLLMERRARISSAFEDQNAATHLIRHAVGNNEFGAVDHERLSKMLSLPEELARMYRDDITIIVVQFNSHVVGAYQ, encoded by the exons ATGTTCGCAGCTTGTTGTGACAGGAGAATGTGTGTGTGTCCCGGGCCCAGGCGGATCG GTTTCTCGGGAAGAAGTTGCTCTCCATCCTTACTCCTTGATGCAATGTCTGTTCCTACACAGCTTCTCTTTCCTCTCATAAGGAGTTGCGAGCTGGGCCGGATCTGCAGGTCTGTGTGTTACTGTCACCACAAACCTCTGTGCTGTAGGTCCCGCTATCCATCTCTGAATCCCCTCCGATGTGGAGCAGATGGGAAGCTTTCTTCAGCCTTCCGACGACCCTGGGAGCAATGTTTTCAGCTGCGACAGTATGTGACCACTCCACAACGGTTTTACTTAACGCCTCCCCAGGTCAACAGCATCTTGAAAGCCAATGAGTACAGTTTCAAAGTTCCTGAGTTTGATGGTAAGAATATCAGTTCAATCCTTGGGTTTGACAGCAATCAGCTGCCTGCAaatgccccaattgaagacagaAGAAGCGCGGCTACCTGCTTACAGACCCGAGGCATGCTCCTAGGGGTTTTTGATGGCCATGCTGGTTGTGCCTGTGCTCAAGCTGTTAGTGAAAGACTCTTCTATTATATCGCTGTTTCATTGCTACCTCATGAGACTCTACTGGAGATTGAACATGCCGTAGAAAGCGGGAGAGCTCTGCTACCCATTTTGCAGTGGCACAAGCATCCGAATGACTACTTCAGTAAGGAGGCTTCCAAACTGTACTTCAACAGTTTACGGACCTACTGGCAGGAGCTTATTGATCTCAACACAGGGGAGACGACCGATGTCAAGGAGGCTTTGATCAATTCCTTTAAGAGACTTGACAATGACCTATCTTTGGAAGCCCAAGTCGGAGATCCTAACTCTTTTCTGAACTATTGGGTCTTACGAGTGGCCTTTTCAGGGGCTACTGCCTGTGTGGCCCACGTGGATGGCATGGACTTGCATGTTGCCAACACAGGAGATAGTCGTGCCTTGCTCGGAGTCCAGGAAGAAGATGGATCTTGGTCTGCAGTCACCATGTCCCATGATCATAACGCTCAAAATGAGTCCGAAATTCAAAGGCTTAAATCGGAACATCCAAAGGAAGAGAAGAGCGTGGTCAAGCAAGACCGCCTCCTTGGGTTGCTGATGCCCTTCAGAGCTTTTGGCGATGTGAAGTTCAAGTGGAGCATCGACCTTCAGAAACGCGTCGTTGAGTCGGGACCCGATCAGCTGAATGACAATGAATACACTAAATTCATCCCCCCCAATTATCACACCCCACCCTACTTATCTGCGGAGCCGGAAGTGATCTACCATAGATTAAGACCTAAAGATAAGTTCCTCATATTGGCCACAGACGGCCTTTGGGAATCCATGCATAGACAGGACGTGGTGAAAATTGTTGGAGAGTATCTGACCGGCGTCCACCATCAGCAGCCCATAGCAGTGGGTGGTTATAAAGTTACACTGGGACAGATGCAGGGTCTTCTCATGGAAAGAAGGGCCAGGATTTCTTCCGCTTTTGAAGATCAAAATGCAGCCACCCATCTTATAAGGCACGCCGTGGGCAATAATGAATTTGGCGCTGTCGACCACGAGCGGCTTTCAAAGATGCTTAGTCTTCCAGAAGAACTGGCACGGATGTACAGAGATGACATCACAATCATAGTTGTGCAGTTTAACTCTCACGTGGTTGGAGCCTACCAGTAA
- the LOC122937932 gene encoding pyruvate dehydrogenase [acetyl-transferring]-phosphatase 1, mitochondrial isoform X2, whose amino-acid sequence MSVPTQLLFPLIRSCELGRICRSVCYCHHKPLCCRSRYPSLNPLRCGADGKLSSAFRRPWEQCFQLRQYVTTPQRFYLTPPQVNSILKANEYSFKVPEFDGKNISSILGFDSNQLPANAPIEDRRSAATCLQTRGMLLGVFDGHAGCACAQAVSERLFYYIAVSLLPHETLLEIEHAVESGRALLPILQWHKHPNDYFSKEASKLYFNSLRTYWQELIDLNTGETTDVKEALINSFKRLDNDLSLEAQVGDPNSFLNYWVLRVAFSGATACVAHVDGMDLHVANTGDSRALLGVQEEDGSWSAVTMSHDHNAQNESEIQRLKSEHPKEEKSVVKQDRLLGLLMPFRAFGDVKFKWSIDLQKRVVESGPDQLNDNEYTKFIPPNYHTPPYLSAEPEVIYHRLRPKDKFLILATDGLWESMHRQDVVKIVGEYLTGVHHQQPIAVGGYKVTLGQMQGLLMERRARISSAFEDQNAATHLIRHAVGNNEFGAVDHERLSKMLSLPEELARMYRDDITIIVVQFNSHVVGAYQ is encoded by the coding sequence ATGTCTGTTCCTACACAGCTTCTCTTTCCTCTCATAAGGAGTTGCGAGCTGGGCCGGATCTGCAGGTCTGTGTGTTACTGTCACCACAAACCTCTGTGCTGTAGGTCCCGCTATCCATCTCTGAATCCCCTCCGATGTGGAGCAGATGGGAAGCTTTCTTCAGCCTTCCGACGACCCTGGGAGCAATGTTTTCAGCTGCGACAGTATGTGACCACTCCACAACGGTTTTACTTAACGCCTCCCCAGGTCAACAGCATCTTGAAAGCCAATGAGTACAGTTTCAAAGTTCCTGAGTTTGATGGTAAGAATATCAGTTCAATCCTTGGGTTTGACAGCAATCAGCTGCCTGCAaatgccccaattgaagacagaAGAAGCGCGGCTACCTGCTTACAGACCCGAGGCATGCTCCTAGGGGTTTTTGATGGCCATGCTGGTTGTGCCTGTGCTCAAGCTGTTAGTGAAAGACTCTTCTATTATATCGCTGTTTCATTGCTACCTCATGAGACTCTACTGGAGATTGAACATGCCGTAGAAAGCGGGAGAGCTCTGCTACCCATTTTGCAGTGGCACAAGCATCCGAATGACTACTTCAGTAAGGAGGCTTCCAAACTGTACTTCAACAGTTTACGGACCTACTGGCAGGAGCTTATTGATCTCAACACAGGGGAGACGACCGATGTCAAGGAGGCTTTGATCAATTCCTTTAAGAGACTTGACAATGACCTATCTTTGGAAGCCCAAGTCGGAGATCCTAACTCTTTTCTGAACTATTGGGTCTTACGAGTGGCCTTTTCAGGGGCTACTGCCTGTGTGGCCCACGTGGATGGCATGGACTTGCATGTTGCCAACACAGGAGATAGTCGTGCCTTGCTCGGAGTCCAGGAAGAAGATGGATCTTGGTCTGCAGTCACCATGTCCCATGATCATAACGCTCAAAATGAGTCCGAAATTCAAAGGCTTAAATCGGAACATCCAAAGGAAGAGAAGAGCGTGGTCAAGCAAGACCGCCTCCTTGGGTTGCTGATGCCCTTCAGAGCTTTTGGCGATGTGAAGTTCAAGTGGAGCATCGACCTTCAGAAACGCGTCGTTGAGTCGGGACCCGATCAGCTGAATGACAATGAATACACTAAATTCATCCCCCCCAATTATCACACCCCACCCTACTTATCTGCGGAGCCGGAAGTGATCTACCATAGATTAAGACCTAAAGATAAGTTCCTCATATTGGCCACAGACGGCCTTTGGGAATCCATGCATAGACAGGACGTGGTGAAAATTGTTGGAGAGTATCTGACCGGCGTCCACCATCAGCAGCCCATAGCAGTGGGTGGTTATAAAGTTACACTGGGACAGATGCAGGGTCTTCTCATGGAAAGAAGGGCCAGGATTTCTTCCGCTTTTGAAGATCAAAATGCAGCCACCCATCTTATAAGGCACGCCGTGGGCAATAATGAATTTGGCGCTGTCGACCACGAGCGGCTTTCAAAGATGCTTAGTCTTCCAGAAGAACTGGCACGGATGTACAGAGATGACATCACAATCATAGTTGTGCAGTTTAACTCTCACGTGGTTGGAGCCTACCAGTAA